The sequence below is a genomic window from Thalassomonas haliotis.
TAGCCCGGCGCTGGCTCCAAAAGGCGCGATACCCCTGGCCTTTAACTTCAAATTCCACCTCCGCCAGACAAGTGGCGGTATTGCGGGTCATCAGCTGGTTTTGCTTATCCGATACCGTCAGTCTCGGGGTCTGATGATAAAGGGCCAGGCAAATGGCATCTAATATTGTGGTTTTTCCGGCACCTGTGGGACCGGTAATGGCAAAAAGCCCGTTGCTGTCAAACGGCGAGGCGCTAAAGTCGATCTTCCAGCTGCCCTTTAAGGCATTGAGGTTTTCAAAACGCAGGCTTAGGATCTTCATAGATTCTGCTCCGTTTTAACCGCCTCGGCCGTCTGTAAAAATAATGCCGTTACCCTTTGCTCCAGCACCTGCTCTTGCTGCGTTTGCCAGTTTTCCTGTGCCAACCGGGCAGTGAACACATCCGTTATCGATAATTCATCTAAGGTGATCTTCTCCTGACCGCCGCCGAGCACTTGCCGGTCTTTTTTACTGCGCCGGATCCTCAAGACTTCTATCGGCAAGTCTTCAAGCAAAATTTCAATCCTGCCCTGTAAATCCTGCAGATAATCGCCGCTGTCTATCTCGATATCCAGCCACAGGGTTTGCCCTGCCTTTAATGCTTGCCCGTGCTGCGCCGCCAACCGATGGACTTCCGGCCCTAAACCTTCCAGTGACGATTTCACCATAAACAAAGGTTGAAAACAGGGCACTTGCACTGATGTTACCAGCTCCAGCTCACCGCCGGCAAAATCAGCCAGCAAGACCTGCTTGCCTTGTCCCGCTTCATCGAAACTTAATGGCAAGGGAGAGCCGCTGTAACGGATATGCTCAGTTTTTGCGACTTTTTGTCCGCGGTGGATATGTCCCAGGGCAATATAGTCGGCCTCGGGGAATTCGCGGGCGGGAAAAGCTTCTAAGGTGCCGATATAAATATCTCGCACCGACTCTGTGGTGGTAACCCCCAAGGCGGTAAGGTGCCCGGTGGCCATGATAGGCAGTTTTTCTCCTCCAGCAGCTGCTGCGGCACTTTTTGCCAGCTGCTCAGCCCGGCGGTAAAGCCGCTGGTAATGCTCGCTGATGGCCAGTTGCAACGCCTGCTGCTTTTCCCGGGCACTTTGTCCCGCCCGGCTTTTAAGGACATCTCTTGGCCGGATAAAGGGAATGGCGCATAACACCAGGGCATCCTCGCCGCTTTTATTTTTAACAACAAAAACCTGCTCTTCCAGATCATCGCTGACCGCCGGGATCACCCGGGTGGACAAGTGTGCCAGCAATTGTTTCGACTCACCAAGCATGGCAACCGAGTCATGATTACCGGCTAAAATCACCAGCTGACAGCCGAGGCGGTTTAACTGCACGACAAAATCGAAATACATTTCCCGGGCATAACTGGGGGGAGTGCCGGTATCGAAAATATCACCGGCCACCAACACTAAGTCCACCGACAAGCTGCTGACCTGCTCCAGTAACCAGGTTAAAAACCCCTGGTGCTCTGCGGCCCGGCTTTTGCCATAAAAATATTGTCCCAGATGCCAGTCTGAGGTATGAAGAATACGCATAAAAAATGAAAAGCCCTGTCAGCACAGCTAGCCATGAATCGCCTTTGTCGCTGCGGCGATCATAAAACTCAATAACAAAAAAACAGATTCTACCCCAAGCCGGGGCAAGACGCAGGAAAAATTGTTAATTTTCATTATTCTTCATTTTTATCCGGTTTCATCGCCAGGGGTCAGCAAAGCCATTGCAACTTTCGATTGAATAACACATAGTGGCAATTTCAGGTAACACTTATTTATAAGCGCTTTACCATAAAGTACAGATCTCTCTTTCAGGAGTTGCCATGACACCGGCCGTCAACAGCGCTAAAAAGCATAACATCCCCTTTACCCTACACCAGTACCAGCATGAAGCAAGCTCGACTTCTTTTGGCCTGGAAGCTGTAGAAAAGCTGGCGGTGGCACCGGAAAAGGTTTTTAAAACCTTAGTGGTAAGCACCCAGGACAAGCAATTGGCGGTGGCCATAGTGCCGGTACTGCAGCAATTAGATCTTAAAGCCATGGCCAAGGCACTGCACTGTAAAAAAGTGACTATGGCAGACAAGGCGCAGGTAGAGAAAACGACCGGTTATCTGCTGGGAGGGATCAGTCCGCTTGGACAGAAAAAAAGCCTGGTAACCATCATAGATAATAGTAGTGAAGCCTTAACCACTATGTTTGTCAGCGGTGGAAAACGGGGTCTGGAAATTGAACTCGCCCCCGGAGATCTTGCCCGCCTTACCCGGGGAAGCTTTTCCCCCATAGGTAGCGAAAATTAACCAGCACTTGATTGAAAAGTCTTATTGAAGGAGACAAACCATGCAGTATAAAACCGTCACCACAGCAAAAACCAAAGCCATTGCCCTGGTCGGCCATGACAACCGTAAAGATGAACTGATCAGCTGGTGCCGGCAGCACAGGCAAAAGCTGGCCGCCCATAAGCTTTTTGCCACAGGCACCAGCGGACACCTGGTGGCGGAGCAAACCTCACTTAAGGTCGAAAAACTCATCAGCGGCCCCCTGGGGGGCGATCAGCAAATCGGCGCCTTGATATCGGAGCAAAAAATCGACATGCTGATTTTTTTCTGGGATCCCCTGGCAGCCCAGCCCCATGATCCCGATGTCAAAGCCTTATTAAGGCTGGCGGCGGTATGGAATATCCCGGTTGCCTGCAACCAGTCCAGTGCCGACTTTATCGTTAACTCCCCTTTATTTGACAGCGAATACGACAAATCTGTCCCGGATTACCAGCACTATATCAATAGCCGGGTGACGGGCAAATAATACGCCTTTGATGATAATCTTAACTAAATGCTTATTTTTACTATAATAAATAAAAGGATCGGTGAAAGCATGCCCGAGCAGCAAACTAAATCAAGATAAACCCCAATAAGCTGAGATGAGTTTTATGAAGCCATATCATTCTTTCTTTTATGCTGTGGTGCTACTTTTTTTTACCCCGGCGCTATCAGTTTCTGCTCATGGCAAGGATATCAATCAGTTTTACAAACTCTATCTCGATGCCGATTTCACCCATAGCAAAACAGCAGGTTACGCGATAAAGCAAGGCATCATGCTGGCCCTGGCTGAAAACAATTATCAAATCCAGAACTACCGCTTTGAATTAGTGCTAAAAGATCATAAAGGTAACTCACTGCGCAGCAAAAACAACCTGGAGAGTTTTTTAGCAGATCCCCGGGCACTGGCGGTATTTTCAGGTCTGCATTCACCTCCCCTGTTAGCCAACAAATCCTATATCAATAACCAGCAAATCCTGGTGCTCGACCCCTGGGCAGCGGCAGGTCCCATTACCCGGAGTAAAGGGAAAGAAAACTGGATTTTCCGTTTATCCATTGATGATTATAAAGCCGGCTATACCATCAGCAAATACGCAATTAATCAGGGATTTAAGAAACCCTACCTGTTACTGGAAAATACCGGCTGGGGACGGTCAAATGAGAAAACCATGACCCGCGCCCTAAATGCTAAAGGCATTAATCCCGTTGGCATCGAGTGGTTTAATTGGGGCATAGGAAAAAGCCATGCGCGATTATTATTGCGTAAAATCCTGACATCCCGCGCCGATGTGATCTTTTTTGTCGGCAATGCCCCGGAAGCAAAAACCTTTGTCCGGGCAATGCTTGACCTACCGGCAAAGACACGCCTGCCGTTTCGCAGTCACTGGGGGATAACAGGGGGAGACTTTGCCCTGGTGATCAATGCCGAAATGCGAAAGGCAATCGATCTACAGTTTATCCAAACCCGGTTTTCTTTTCTGAACCGGCCATTATCAAGCTTTGCACAAAAGGTACTGAGCAATGCCATAACAGAGTTTCCCGAGATCAGCTCTCCTTACGATATCAAGGCGCAAACAGGTTTTGTCCATGGCTACGACTTAACCAGGTTACTGATAGCGGCCATCCGCCAGGCGGGGTTAACGGGCAAGGCTAAGCAAGACAGGCAGGCAATCCACCGGGCCCTTGAGCATTTGTCTGAAGATGTCACCGGGCTGCTAAAAACTTACCGCCGACCGTTTCAGCCTTATGATAAAAACACTCCCAATGCCCATGAAGCACTGGACCAGCAGGATTATACCATGGGCTATTACGGCAATAGAAATGAAGTGCTCCTGCTGACGCAGCCGGTACCAGGCAATTACTGAGACCATCACCGGATAAAAATAACAACAACATCAAACATATTTCCATTTATTACGCCCTTGCCCGCTTCGTCTTTTTAAGCTGCTTAGCCCTGGCCCTGTTCACGACAGTGCTGGTGGTCGACCATGTGGCCATTTCCTTTAACCAACAGCAAGACAAGGTCATTAACCGGGAAATTGCCAGTTTCAGTAAAAATTTTCAGCGGTTTCTCAGCCACAGACAAATCTTGCCCAGTGAGCAGGCACCTGCCGCTATCATGGTACAAGCTTTAACACAACCGGAGCCTGATATCGGAAAGAGCCAAGATTTTATCGCCGCTCCTTCGATACTCGGGACCCCCCCCAGAGTGTATTGGATTTTCAGGGTAATATCCTGCATGCCACAGCTCGCCCCCGGATGCTGGAGTTTAAACAAACATCCCGGTGAAAACCTTCCAGGCAACAGGGTTTCTCTTTCCTGAGCATCCCCAGACTCTGTTACCAGCACTGCCAGGGCTTTATTGACGATCTGGCTTCCATACCTTTTAAGGTTCTTTTTATACCTGTTACGGTTACACTTATACACCTTTGAGAATGCCAGCCACAAGAGAGTGGCTGAAATTAAGGCAAGATAAGTGATACTTTTAAAAATGGCCAAGAACAAGTTCATAACCGCCACAAGGCAGGAATAATTCAGTTCCTTGCGGGGTTTGCCGCGCTTTGGCGATATCCGCCCACTGGTAAAAAACATTACGGTGAACTTTTGCCAATAGGTTGCGGCGCACAGTTATATACAAACAGCCGTTATCACTGATATGCAAAGGATGGTTTTCCCCCAGAATAAATTCATCACCGAGACTGGTGGCAACTTGCATTTCACCATATTCCCCCTGCCGCCAGGACCACTGGCTCAGGATAAAAGGCACATCTTCAACGGTGATTTTAATTTTCTCTACCGGGGTTACCAGGAAATAATCTTGCCCTTCCTTTTTTAATACCGAGGCAAAGAGTTTCACTAAATTCTGGCGCTTAAAAACAGTATCGTTATGATACCAACTACCGTCCTTTTTGATCCTTAAATTAATTTCACCGCAATACGGGGGATCCCATAATTCAACCGGCGGCAACTTTTTCTCTTTACCCGAGAGGTTAAGTTGTGAAGTTATTTTTTCCAGTGACATAAACCATTTCCATAACATGCGCTTATAAGCGACATTTTACCATTTTTCTCGGCAAAAGTGTGCTAAGGCAATATTTTAATTACGATAGAAAAAGAGAATTTAAAGGGATAATGCAGCAAAGGCTACAGAGATTTTCGGCGAATAAGCGCGGAGCATATACAAAGCAGGTTAAACGGCTTATGCCCCTGAGCAAAACTCATTGTGGAGGGTTAAACCGACTAAATTTTTAAACGCTGGATATTATCCGCCAATACCTTAGCGCCTATGCCTTTGACCTTCAGCAGATCATCGACACTGGCAAACTTTCCGTTCATTTTACGATAGCTGATAATGGCCTGTGCCCGTTTCTTACCGACGCCTTTTAATGAAAGCAAGTCATCCAGGCTGGCCTGGTTAAGGTCTATCGTCTGGCTGGCAACTTCAACCGCTTTGGCTTGCTCCGGCATTTGTTGGGCAATAGATACAGCACTGAAACAAGTGAACAGGGCAATTAACAGCAATGAAGAAATCTTTTTCATAACTAAATCCTTGTAAATGAAATGTTCTAAAAGGGAGTGAATAAGTGGCCTCAGAAATCGGCCACTTATTAGGTTTAGAAGTATTTATTGCCTATGTCAAAAAGAAGTGGAGCTTTATTCCGGCATTAGCTCTTGAGGGATTGATTAATATCCAAAAGCACCTGATGGGGATCGGCAGCTTTGGTGATGGGCCGACCGATAACTAAATAATCAACGCCAACTTCAACCGCTTGCTCAGGTGTCATAATTCTTTTTT
It includes:
- a CDS encoding ABC transporter substrate-binding protein, whose product is MKPYHSFFYAVVLLFFTPALSVSAHGKDINQFYKLYLDADFTHSKTAGYAIKQGIMLALAENNYQIQNYRFELVLKDHKGNSLRSKNNLESFLADPRALAVFSGLHSPPLLANKSYINNQQILVLDPWAAAGPITRSKGKENWIFRLSIDDYKAGYTISKYAINQGFKKPYLLLENTGWGRSNEKTMTRALNAKGINPVGIEWFNWGIGKSHARLLLRKILTSRADVIFFVGNAPEAKTFVRAMLDLPAKTRLPFRSHWGITGGDFALVINAEMRKAIDLQFIQTRFSFLNRPLSSFAQKVLSNAITEFPEISSPYDIKAQTGFVHGYDLTRLLIAAIRQAGLTGKAKQDRQAIHRALEHLSEDVTGLLKTYRRPFQPYDKNTPNAHEALDQQDYTMGYYGNRNEVLLLTQPVPGNY
- the ybaK gene encoding Cys-tRNA(Pro) deacylase, encoding MTPAVNSAKKHNIPFTLHQYQHEASSTSFGLEAVEKLAVAPEKVFKTLVVSTQDKQLAVAIVPVLQQLDLKAMAKALHCKKVTMADKAQVEKTTGYLLGGISPLGQKKSLVTIIDNSSEALTTMFVSGGKRGLEIELAPGDLARLTRGSFSPIGSEN
- a CDS encoding ComEA family DNA-binding protein translates to MKKISSLLLIALFTCFSAVSIAQQMPEQAKAVEVASQTIDLNQASLDDLLSLKGVGKKRAQAIISYRKMNGKFASVDDLLKVKGIGAKVLADNIQRLKI
- a CDS encoding DUF1285 domain-containing protein produces the protein MSLEKITSQLNLSGKEKKLPPVELWDPPYCGEINLRIKKDGSWYHNDTVFKRQNLVKLFASVLKKEGQDYFLVTPVEKIKITVEDVPFILSQWSWRQGEYGEMQVATSLGDEFILGENHPLHISDNGCLYITVRRNLLAKVHRNVFYQWADIAKARQTPQGTELFLPCGGYELVLGHF
- the sbcD gene encoding exonuclease subunit SbcD, translated to MRILHTSDWHLGQYFYGKSRAAEHQGFLTWLLEQVSSLSVDLVLVAGDIFDTGTPPSYAREMYFDFVVQLNRLGCQLVILAGNHDSVAMLGESKQLLAHLSTRVIPAVSDDLEEQVFVVKNKSGEDALVLCAIPFIRPRDVLKSRAGQSAREKQQALQLAISEHYQRLYRRAEQLAKSAAAAAGGEKLPIMATGHLTALGVTTTESVRDIYIGTLEAFPAREFPEADYIALGHIHRGQKVAKTEHIRYSGSPLPLSFDEAGQGKQVLLADFAGGELELVTSVQVPCFQPLFMVKSSLEGLGPEVHRLAAQHGQALKAGQTLWLDIEIDSGDYLQDLQGRIEILLEDLPIEVLRIRRSKKDRQVLGGGQEKITLDELSITDVFTARLAQENWQTQQEQVLEQRVTALFLQTAEAVKTEQNL
- a CDS encoding methylglyoxal synthase, with the translated sequence MQYKTVTTAKTKAIALVGHDNRKDELISWCRQHRQKLAAHKLFATGTSGHLVAEQTSLKVEKLISGPLGGDQQIGALISEQKIDMLIFFWDPLAAQPHDPDVKALLRLAAVWNIPVACNQSSADFIVNSPLFDSEYDKSVPDYQHYINSRVTGK